The Streptomyces sp. HUAS CB01 genome has a segment encoding these proteins:
- a CDS encoding peptidoglycan-binding domain-containing protein, which yields MTGHVCPECGRQDDAAARPGGVRSCGCGQGATAEGFDPLRVRPYVAFPDPADGRDATPAGPPPELTQVLAPGAHGAGQVGAPEAPQGAAGHGGTYDYRYEDGHAYDVTGAEPDPAAGGRRRGRGGRRVFVAVAAVVAVLGTAAYASGLLTKDAGGEDRALPDSETTAPFVSAAPEAPEASVSASSPATRSASASASPAPSETASASPSADGGPSSPAPLAAGATSPSATATPTGGTSPRPSSPAPGVTLQRGDSGEEVVELQERLEQVGVYGGRSHGRYDGRVEDAVAAYQYYRGIEEDPQGVYGPATRRALEAETRYPYDGGNGGWDGDGRD from the coding sequence ATGACGGGACACGTCTGTCCTGAATGCGGCAGGCAGGACGACGCTGCCGCCAGACCCGGCGGGGTCCGGAGCTGCGGCTGCGGGCAGGGCGCGACGGCGGAGGGATTCGACCCGCTGCGGGTCCGGCCGTACGTGGCGTTCCCGGACCCGGCGGACGGGCGGGACGCGACCCCGGCCGGGCCGCCGCCCGAGCTGACGCAGGTACTCGCGCCCGGCGCGCACGGCGCCGGCCAGGTCGGCGCGCCGGAGGCGCCGCAGGGGGCGGCCGGCCACGGGGGCACGTACGACTACCGGTACGAGGACGGCCACGCGTACGACGTGACCGGGGCGGAACCGGACCCCGCGGCAGGAGGGCGACGGCGCGGCCGGGGCGGGCGGCGCGTGTTCGTGGCGGTCGCCGCCGTGGTGGCGGTGCTCGGGACCGCGGCCTACGCGAGCGGGCTGCTCACGAAGGACGCCGGCGGGGAGGACCGGGCACTGCCCGACAGCGAGACGACGGCGCCGTTCGTCTCGGCCGCGCCCGAGGCGCCCGAGGCGTCGGTGTCCGCCTCGTCGCCGGCGACGCGGAGCGCGTCGGCCTCCGCGTCGCCGGCGCCCTCGGAGACGGCCTCGGCCTCCCCGTCGGCCGACGGGGGCCCGTCGTCCCCGGCCCCGCTCGCCGCGGGCGCGACGTCCCCGTCCGCGACGGCGACCCCGACGGGCGGGACCTCGCCCCGCCCCTCCTCCCCCGCCCCCGGAGTCACCCTCCAGCGCGGCGACAGCGGAGAGGAGGTCGTCGAACTGCAGGAACGGCTGGAACAGGTCGGCGTCTACGGCGGCAGGTCCCACGGCCGCTACGACGGCCGCGTCGAGGACGCCGTGGCGGCGTACCAGTACTACCGCGGCATCGAGGAAGACCCGCAGGGGGTCTACGGCCCGGCGACCCGCCGCGCCCTGGAGGCCGAGACGCGCTACCCGTACGACGGCGGCAACGGCGGCTGGGACGGCGACGGCCGCGACTGA
- a CDS encoding HAD-IA family hydrolase, translating into MGAFRALLLDMDGTLVNSDAVVERVWRSWATGHGLDPDEALKVVHGRQGYATMAALLPDRPMAENHAENRQLLAQETADLDGVVPIAGAPAFMDTIAALPHALVTSADEALATARMQAAGLRMPETRVTAECVGASKPDPEGFLKGAAELGFAPADCVVLEDSEAGIAAGRAAGMRVLGIGPRAAAFAPDAHAPDLTDVHVTADASGALTFAPVRLA; encoded by the coding sequence ATCGGCGCCTTCAGGGCGCTGCTGCTCGACATGGACGGCACGCTCGTCAACTCGGACGCCGTCGTGGAGCGCGTCTGGCGCTCCTGGGCGACCGGGCACGGCCTGGACCCGGACGAGGCGCTCAAGGTCGTCCACGGACGCCAGGGGTACGCCACGATGGCCGCGCTGCTCCCGGACCGGCCCATGGCGGAGAACCACGCCGAGAACCGGCAGCTGCTCGCACAGGAGACGGCGGACCTGGACGGCGTCGTGCCGATCGCCGGGGCGCCCGCCTTCATGGACACCATCGCCGCGCTGCCGCACGCGCTGGTCACGTCCGCGGACGAGGCACTCGCCACCGCCCGGATGCAGGCCGCCGGGCTGCGCATGCCGGAGACCCGGGTCACCGCGGAGTGCGTCGGTGCCAGCAAGCCGGACCCGGAGGGCTTCCTCAAGGGCGCGGCGGAGCTCGGCTTCGCACCGGCGGACTGCGTGGTCCTCGAGGACTCCGAGGCCGGCATCGCGGCCGGGCGCGCAGCGGGCATGCGGGTCCTCGGCATCGGTCCGCGCGCGGCCGCCTTCGCCCCTGACGCCCACGCCCCCGACCTCACCGACGTCCACGTCACGGCCGACGCCTCGGGCGCGCTGACGTTCGCGCCCGTGCGTTTGGCCTGA
- a CDS encoding TMEM165/GDT1 family protein, with the protein MLSFTILAITFGVVFLAELPDKTALAGLMLGTRYRASYVFAGVAAAFAVHVALAIAAGSVLTLLPQRLVQAVVGVLFLAGAAMLLLKRSDDDDEGVKAPADQSFWKVSGAGFMLILVAEFGDLTQIMTANLAARYDDPLSVGLGAVLALWAVAALGILGGRTLLKYVPLKLITKIAAGLMLVLAGLSLYEAIAG; encoded by the coding sequence GTGCTCAGTTTCACGATCCTGGCGATCACTTTCGGCGTCGTCTTCCTCGCCGAACTCCCCGACAAGACGGCCCTGGCCGGACTGATGCTCGGCACCCGCTACCGCGCCTCGTACGTCTTCGCCGGTGTCGCCGCCGCCTTCGCTGTGCACGTCGCGCTGGCGATCGCGGCGGGCAGTGTGCTGACGCTGCTGCCGCAGCGGCTGGTGCAGGCGGTCGTGGGCGTGCTCTTCCTCGCGGGCGCGGCGATGCTGCTGCTGAAGAGGTCCGATGACGACGACGAGGGCGTCAAGGCCCCGGCCGACCAGTCCTTCTGGAAGGTCTCCGGTGCCGGATTCATGCTGATCCTGGTCGCGGAGTTCGGTGATCTGACCCAGATCATGACCGCGAACCTCGCGGCCCGCTACGACGACCCGCTCTCCGTCGGCCTGGGTGCGGTGCTGGCGCTGTGGGCGGTGGCCGCTCTGGGCATCCTGGGCGGCCGGACCCTGCTGAAGTACGTGCCGCTGAAGCTGATCACGAAGATCGCGGCGGGGCTGATGCTGGTGCTGGCCGGGCTGAGCCTGTACGAGGCGATCGCGGGCTGA
- a CDS encoding ABC transporter permease, translating into MLLPVNVTFGIVLAVLLAAAACVAAVAHLGPGRAREMAVAGLRAAVQLGAVSLVIGWAVRSVPLLLAFLLVMYAVAVRTAGRRVTPNGTWWLTALPIGAGVAPVVAALLLTGLVPVKGVALVPVTGILIGGALTATVLAGRRALDELATRRGEVEAGMAIGLPERDARLEVARDAAADALLPGLDQTRTVGLVTLPGAFVGMLLGGASPFQAGAVQLFVLVALMAVQAVAVAVVLELVSRGRLHRDLPVAPARGGDQGP; encoded by the coding sequence GTGCTGCTGCCGGTCAACGTGACGTTCGGGATCGTCCTCGCCGTGCTCCTGGCGGCCGCCGCCTGTGTCGCGGCAGTCGCCCATCTCGGGCCCGGCCGTGCCCGCGAGATGGCGGTGGCGGGACTGCGCGCGGCCGTCCAGCTGGGCGCGGTCTCGCTCGTCATCGGCTGGGCGGTCCGCTCCGTCCCGCTGCTGCTCGCCTTCCTGCTGGTGATGTACGCGGTGGCCGTGCGCACCGCGGGCCGCCGCGTCACCCCGAACGGCACCTGGTGGCTCACGGCCCTGCCGATCGGCGCGGGTGTCGCGCCGGTCGTCGCCGCCCTGCTGCTGACCGGTCTCGTCCCGGTGAAGGGCGTCGCGCTCGTCCCGGTGACCGGCATCCTCATCGGCGGGGCGCTGACCGCGACGGTCCTCGCCGGACGGCGCGCGCTCGACGAGCTCGCCACCCGGCGCGGTGAGGTCGAGGCCGGGATGGCGATCGGGCTGCCCGAGCGTGACGCCCGGCTCGAGGTGGCCCGGGACGCGGCCGCCGACGCGCTGCTGCCGGGCCTCGACCAGACCAGGACGGTGGGACTGGTCACGCTCCCCGGCGCGTTCGTCGGGATGCTGCTGGGCGGGGCGTCACCGTTCCAGGCCGGCGCGGTCCAGCTGTTCGTCCTGGTCGCGCTGATGGCGGTGCAGGCCGTCGCGGTCGCCGTGGTGCTGGAGCTGGTGTCGCGGGGACGGCTGCACCGGGATCTCCCGGTGGCGCCGGCGCGGGGCGGGGACCAAGGTCCCTGA
- a CDS encoding HNH endonuclease family protein translates to MSGVYARRVSRTAVFAASVALASVALASATALLTAPAAQAAPPTPVSASTARTYLGQLTVKAEGSSTGYSRDKFPHWITQSGACNTREVVLKRDGSGVVQDSSCAAVSGSWYSPYDGATWTAAADVDIDHVVPLAEAWRSGASSWSTSSRQAFANDLTRPQLIAVTDNVNQAKGDQDPAEWMPPSSSYRCMYARMWVHTKHYWNMSVDSAEKSALQSVLNGC, encoded by the coding sequence ATGTCAGGTGTCTACGCGCGTCGAGTGTCCCGCACCGCCGTGTTCGCCGCGTCCGTCGCCCTCGCGTCCGTCGCCCTCGCGTCCGCCACCGCGCTGCTCACCGCGCCCGCCGCCCAGGCCGCGCCGCCCACCCCGGTCAGCGCCTCCACGGCCCGTACGTACCTGGGCCAGCTCACGGTCAAGGCGGAAGGTTCCTCCACCGGATACAGCCGCGACAAGTTCCCCCACTGGATCACCCAGTCGGGCGCCTGCAACACGCGCGAGGTCGTCCTCAAGCGCGACGGTTCCGGCGTCGTCCAGGACTCCAGCTGCGCGGCGGTCAGCGGAAGCTGGTACTCCCCGTACGACGGCGCCACCTGGACCGCCGCCGCGGACGTCGACATCGACCACGTCGTGCCGCTCGCGGAGGCCTGGCGCTCCGGCGCCAGTTCGTGGTCCACCTCCTCGCGCCAGGCGTTCGCCAACGACCTGACCCGCCCGCAGCTGATAGCCGTCACCGACAACGTGAACCAGGCCAAGGGCGACCAGGACCCGGCCGAGTGGATGCCGCCGAGCAGCTCCTACCGCTGCATGTACGCCCGTATGTGGGTGCACACCAAGCACTACTGGAACATGTCCGTCGACTCCGCCGAGAAGTCCGCCCTGCAGTCCGTCCTGAACGGCTGCTGA
- a CDS encoding alkaline phosphatase D family protein — MAAGLRLGPLLRYVDWETGEHATVWIEADRPCTAEVRCLGAPPGEGAVPGGGDTAASGVPGTEGSPDGSRAGSPKGAGGSSRTFQIEGHHYALIPVSGLAPASSTAYEVLLDGRRVWPPAEWPYPPSVIRTPAIPAEGVRVSFGSCRWASPPAREHDPIGPDALDTLAARMAAEPEGERPDVLVLLGDQVYADATSRETQQWLATRRDLSEPPGAEVADYEEYTRLYEESWLDPVVRWLLSTVPSCMIFDDHDVIDDWNTSASWVAEMRATPWWRERILSGLMSYWVHQHLGNLSPAELAGDPVYAAVRATPDGTDALRSFAARADADPASVRWSYRRDFGRTRLLMIDTRAARVLDERHRAMLDDVEMRWLREQALEAPGSYDHLLLGTSLPWLLPPAIHDVESWNAALCRGERGERWARVGEDLRRRADLEHWAAFPASFEELASLIREVGSGPLAPSTVCVLSGDVHHAYVAEPHWPDPEPSARVLQLTCSPVHNAIHASMRVGFRFGWSRLGRRFGHAMARHGRAGRPVIRWDKTGGPWFGNQLMTLTLNGRSADLRLDQAVTDRTGTRLLTVDERNLTNGP; from the coding sequence ATGGCAGCGGGGCTGCGCCTGGGACCGCTACTGCGGTACGTGGACTGGGAGACCGGTGAGCACGCGACCGTCTGGATCGAGGCCGACCGGCCGTGCACCGCCGAGGTGCGCTGCCTCGGCGCACCCCCCGGGGAGGGCGCCGTGCCCGGGGGAGGGGACACCGCCGCGAGCGGCGTCCCCGGCACCGAAGGCTCCCCGGACGGCTCCCGGGCGGGTTCGCCGAAGGGCGCGGGCGGCTCCTCCCGCACCTTCCAGATCGAGGGCCACCACTACGCGCTGATCCCGGTCTCGGGCCTCGCCCCCGCCTCGTCGACCGCGTACGAGGTGCTGCTCGACGGCCGCCGTGTCTGGCCGCCCGCCGAGTGGCCGTACCCGCCGAGCGTGATCCGCACGCCCGCCATCCCCGCTGAGGGGGTCCGGGTCTCCTTCGGCTCCTGCCGCTGGGCCTCGCCGCCGGCCCGCGAGCACGACCCCATCGGCCCGGACGCGCTGGACACCCTGGCCGCCCGGATGGCGGCCGAGCCGGAGGGAGAGCGCCCCGACGTACTCGTGCTGCTGGGCGACCAGGTGTACGCGGACGCCACCTCCCGCGAGACCCAGCAGTGGCTCGCGACCCGGCGCGATCTGAGCGAGCCGCCCGGCGCGGAGGTCGCGGACTACGAGGAGTACACCCGGCTGTACGAGGAGTCCTGGCTGGACCCCGTGGTCCGCTGGCTGCTCTCGACCGTCCCCAGCTGCATGATCTTCGACGACCACGACGTCATCGACGACTGGAACACCAGCGCCTCCTGGGTCGCCGAGATGCGGGCGACGCCGTGGTGGCGGGAGCGCATCCTCAGCGGTCTGATGTCGTACTGGGTCCACCAGCACCTCGGCAATCTCTCCCCGGCCGAACTGGCCGGCGACCCCGTCTACGCGGCCGTGCGGGCCACCCCGGACGGCACCGACGCCCTGAGGTCGTTCGCGGCCCGGGCCGACGCCGACCCCGCTTCCGTCCGCTGGAGCTACCGGCGCGACTTCGGCAGGACCCGGCTGCTGATGATCGACACCCGCGCCGCCCGCGTGCTCGACGAGCGGCACCGGGCGATGCTCGACGACGTGGAGATGCGCTGGCTCCGAGAGCAGGCACTGGAGGCTCCGGGCTCGTACGACCATCTGCTGCTGGGGACCTCGCTGCCCTGGCTGCTGCCCCCGGCCATCCACGACGTGGAGAGCTGGAACGCGGCGCTGTGCCGCGGGGAGCGGGGCGAGCGCTGGGCGCGCGTCGGGGAGGACCTGCGCCGACGCGCGGACCTGGAGCACTGGGCCGCGTTCCCGGCCTCCTTCGAGGAACTGGCCTCCCTGATCAGGGAGGTGGGCAGCGGGCCGCTGGCGCCCTCGACGGTCTGCGTGCTCTCCGGGGACGTGCACCACGCCTATGTCGCGGAGCCCCACTGGCCCGACCCGGAACCGTCCGCCCGGGTGCTCCAGCTCACCTGCTCCCCCGTGCACAACGCGATCCACGCCTCGATGCGGGTCGGCTTCCGCTTCGGATGGAGCCGCCTGGGGCGGCGGTTCGGACACGCCATGGCCCGGCACGGCCGGGCCGGGCGGCCGGTCATCCGCTGGGACAAGACGGGAGGACCCTGGTTCGGGAACCAGCTGATGACCCTGACTCTGAACGGGCGCTCGGCCGACCTCCGGCTGGACCAGGCCGTCACGGATCGTACGGGTACGCGGCTCCTGACCGTGGACGAGCGGAACCTGACGAACGGTCCGTGA
- a CDS encoding FAD/NAD(P)-binding protein produces the protein MRRTIHFRAAPRPHIAPGVSVLSAFPPAPPAIALVGAGPRGTSVLERLCASVPELAPDIPLIVHVIDPAPAGPGQVWRTDQPGELLMNTVASQVTLFTDESVACEGPIRQGPSLYAWAAAGGAPALGPDDYPTRACYGRYLDWAFRTVVANAPATVRVETHRARAVRLDDAEDGTQHLVLDDGTALSGLSAVVLAQGHLPVAPGAGPTRLAAYAQRHGLRHFAPANPADLDLSGIAPGEAVLLRGLGLNFFDHMALLTTGRGGSYARERTAEHGERLAYRPSGREPRLHAGSRRGVPHQARGDNAKGASGRQHPLVLTPDVITLFRRRADAGDPPDFLGEIWPRIAKEVETVYYETLLGPSAAPDSGFRAAFLATAHGSAEEAAVLDAHGCPEAARWSWERISRPYAGRTFDGPDAFRDWLLGHLRRDAGHAALGNVDGPVKAALDVLRDVRNEVRQIVDHRGLSGMSRRDHLDRWYTPLNAFLSIGPPRRRIEEMTALIEAGVLRVVGPRTTVRAEGGVFVAESPDVPGSAVTATTLIEARLPEPDLRRGRDELLSRMLRTGQCRPHTIDGYETGGLDVSGRPYHLIDRQGRVHPGRFAVGVPTEGVHWVTAAGARPGVDSVTLSDADAVARAALRVSARRELLMKGGRRPNIELASID, from the coding sequence ATGAGGCGGACGATCCACTTCCGCGCCGCCCCACGCCCCCACATCGCCCCGGGAGTCAGTGTCTTGTCCGCGTTCCCCCCAGCTCCCCCCGCCATAGCCCTCGTGGGCGCAGGCCCCCGCGGCACCTCGGTCCTCGAAAGGCTCTGCGCCTCCGTCCCTGAGCTGGCCCCGGACATCCCCCTGATCGTGCATGTGATCGACCCCGCCCCGGCCGGCCCGGGACAGGTGTGGCGCACGGACCAGCCCGGCGAACTGCTGATGAACACGGTCGCCTCGCAGGTGACGCTGTTCACCGACGAGAGCGTCGCCTGCGAGGGGCCGATACGGCAGGGCCCCAGCCTGTACGCCTGGGCGGCGGCCGGCGGCGCCCCGGCGCTGGGCCCCGACGACTATCCGACCCGCGCCTGCTACGGACGCTATCTGGACTGGGCGTTCCGCACCGTCGTCGCGAACGCCCCGGCAACGGTGCGGGTGGAGACACACCGCGCGCGTGCGGTGCGCCTCGACGACGCCGAGGACGGCACGCAGCACCTCGTACTGGACGACGGTACTGCCCTGTCCGGACTGAGCGCGGTGGTCCTGGCGCAGGGCCATCTGCCGGTGGCGCCGGGTGCGGGGCCGACCCGGCTCGCCGCGTACGCGCAGCGGCACGGCCTGCGCCACTTCGCCCCCGCCAACCCGGCCGATCTGGACCTCTCCGGGATCGCACCCGGCGAAGCGGTGCTGCTGCGCGGCCTCGGCCTCAACTTCTTCGACCACATGGCGCTGCTGACGACGGGCCGCGGCGGCTCGTACGCACGGGAGCGGACGGCTGAGCACGGGGAGCGGCTGGCGTACCGGCCCTCGGGCCGCGAGCCGCGGCTCCACGCGGGCTCCCGGCGCGGCGTTCCCCACCAGGCGCGCGGGGACAACGCGAAGGGCGCCTCCGGCCGGCAGCACCCGCTGGTCCTCACCCCCGATGTGATCACGCTCTTCCGCAGGCGCGCGGACGCGGGCGATCCGCCGGACTTCCTGGGCGAGATATGGCCGAGGATCGCCAAGGAGGTGGAGACGGTCTACTACGAGACGCTGCTCGGACCGTCCGCCGCCCCGGACTCCGGCTTCCGGGCCGCCTTCCTCGCCACCGCGCACGGCAGCGCGGAGGAGGCGGCGGTCCTGGACGCGCACGGCTGCCCGGAGGCCGCGCGCTGGTCCTGGGAGCGGATCTCACGGCCCTACGCGGGGCGGACCTTCGACGGTCCGGACGCCTTCCGCGACTGGCTGCTCGGCCATCTGCGGCGGGACGCGGGACACGCCGCGCTCGGCAATGTGGACGGCCCGGTCAAGGCGGCCCTCGACGTTCTGCGGGACGTCCGCAACGAGGTGCGGCAGATCGTGGACCACCGCGGGCTCTCCGGCATGTCGCGGCGGGACCATCTGGACCGCTGGTACACGCCGTTGAACGCCTTCCTCTCCATCGGCCCGCCGCGCCGCCGGATCGAGGAGATGACGGCGCTGATCGAGGCCGGGGTGCTGCGGGTGGTCGGCCCGAGGACGACCGTGCGGGCGGAGGGCGGGGTCTTCGTGGCCGAGTCGCCCGATGTGCCGGGCTCCGCGGTGACGGCGACGACGCTGATCGAGGCCCGGCTGCCGGAGCCCGATCTGCGCCGCGGCCGGGACGAGTTGCTGTCACGGATGCTGCGGACCGGCCAGTGCCGGCCGCATACGATCGACGGTTACGAAACGGGCGGCCTCGACGTGTCCGGTCGCCCCTACCACCTGATCGACCGTCAGGGACGGGTGCACCCGGGAAGGTTCGCCGTCGGGGTCCCCACCGAGGGAGTGCACTGGGTGACGGCCGCGGGGGCGCGGCCGGGCGTGGACTCGGTGACGCTCTCCGACGCGGACGCGGTGGCCCGGGCCGCACTGCGCGTGAGCGCACGGCGTGAACTTCTCATGAAGGGCGGTCGCCGACCGAATATTGAACTTGCAAGTATTGATTAG
- a CDS encoding DoxX family protein, protein MATRQLTSRLDQARPYALGVFRIVVGLLFTCHGARSLFGVLGAENAGGTVAAGTWPGWYAAVIELVGGALVLVGLGTRAAAFIASGAMAYAYFTVHQPEGLFPIQNSGEGAALYSWAFLLLVFTGPGALALDGLFASRSANEEPEHKGSAPVAA, encoded by the coding sequence ATGGCCACTCGTCAGCTGACCTCCCGACTGGATCAGGCCCGGCCGTACGCGCTCGGCGTGTTCCGCATCGTCGTCGGCCTGCTGTTCACCTGCCACGGGGCGCGCTCGCTCTTCGGCGTGCTGGGCGCGGAGAACGCGGGCGGCACGGTGGCGGCGGGCACCTGGCCGGGCTGGTACGCGGCCGTGATCGAACTCGTCGGCGGCGCACTGGTGCTGGTCGGCCTGGGCACCCGCGCCGCCGCGTTCATAGCGTCGGGAGCGATGGCGTACGCGTACTTCACGGTGCACCAGCCCGAGGGCCTGTTCCCGATCCAGAACAGCGGCGAGGGCGCCGCGCTCTACAGCTGGGCGTTCCTGCTCCTGGTCTTCACCGGTCCCGGGGCGCTCGCGCTGGACGGCCTGTTCGCGTCGCGGAGCGCGAACGAGGAGCCCGAGCACAAGGGTTCGGCGCCGGTCGCGGCCTGA
- a CDS encoding superoxide dismutase family protein yields the protein MAAAAGALAGAAALVTLAVGAVGAAHGAGDGPGGGDRSGGAAAGALSGSVLLPAGARGDGGLLSELTHRSDGARPSGADGEPADGEGVALRAYGRFAPPGSFVPSTALTYDRTLVPAGAWIVVEQSTERSGTVVRARVGGVKAGHAFGAHVHTAPCDADPAGAGPHYQHRPAPGAEPANELWLDFTTDAAGEGNAETRHDWGLRRGGAQSVVLHAEQGGAGTRVACFTVPFGGYGAP from the coding sequence ATGGCGGCAGCGGCAGGCGCACTGGCTGGGGCGGCGGCACTGGTGACGCTGGCGGTGGGGGCGGTGGGCGCGGCCCACGGAGCCGGTGACGGGCCCGGGGGCGGCGACCGGTCCGGAGGAGCCGCCGCGGGGGCCCTGTCCGGCAGCGTCCTCCTGCCCGCCGGGGCCCGAGGCGACGGCGGCCTCCTCTCCGAACTGACGCACCGGTCCGACGGGGCCCGCCCGTCCGGCGCCGACGGCGAGCCCGCCGACGGCGAAGGGGTGGCGCTGCGGGCGTACGGGCGGTTCGCTCCGCCCGGTTCTTTCGTTCCGTCGACGGCGCTCACGTACGACCGGACGCTCGTGCCGGCGGGTGCGTGGATCGTGGTGGAGCAGTCGACCGAGCGCTCGGGGACCGTCGTTCGGGCGCGCGTGGGCGGGGTGAAGGCGGGGCACGCCTTCGGCGCCCATGTGCACACCGCGCCTTGTGACGCGGACCCCGCCGGGGCCGGGCCCCACTACCAGCACCGGCCCGCGCCGGGCGCAGAGCCGGCGAACGAACTGTGGCTGGACTTCACCACCGACGCCGCCGGGGAGGGCAACGCCGAGACGCGGCACGACTGGGGCCTTCGGCGCGGTGGGGCGCAGTCGGTCGTCCTGCACGCCGAGCAGGGCGGCGCGGGCACCCGAGTGGCCTGCTTCACGGTCCCGTTCGGCGGTTACGGCGCTCCGTGA
- a CDS encoding DedA family protein: MFEAVGLLTGSPWIYAIVALSVLLDVFLPVLPSGVLVITAATAAAAGSTAATGQIAGSTTVASAAGQVSGEVPSLPALLLCAATASVLGDLAAYRLARRGGERLDRAIARSRRLVTAQERLGTALSRGGGLLVVIARFAPAGRSVVSLGAGAAHRRVREFLPWSALAAVAWAGYSVGLGWFGGQWLGATWVGVGVSVVALFAAGSVAAYVMRRPAPKPA, from the coding sequence GTGTTCGAGGCTGTGGGGCTGCTGACCGGCAGCCCGTGGATCTACGCGATCGTGGCGCTGTCCGTCCTCCTCGACGTGTTCCTGCCCGTACTGCCGAGCGGTGTGCTGGTGATCACCGCGGCGACCGCGGCGGCGGCCGGATCGACGGCCGCGACGGGACAGATCGCCGGGTCGACGACCGTCGCTTCGGCCGCCGGCCAGGTGTCCGGCGAGGTGCCCTCGCTGCCGGCGCTGCTGCTGTGCGCGGCGACCGCGTCCGTGCTCGGCGACCTGGCCGCCTACCGGCTGGCCCGGCGCGGCGGGGAGCGACTGGACCGGGCGATCGCCCGCTCCCGCAGGCTGGTCACGGCGCAGGAACGTCTCGGCACGGCACTGAGCCGTGGCGGCGGACTGCTCGTCGTCATCGCCCGGTTCGCACCCGCGGGACGCTCCGTCGTCTCCCTGGGCGCGGGCGCGGCGCACCGCAGGGTGCGGGAGTTCCTGCCCTGGTCGGCGCTGGCCGCCGTGGCCTGGGCGGGCTACAGCGTCGGCCTCGGCTGGTTCGGCGGGCAGTGGCTGGGCGCGACCTGGGTGGGCGTGGGGGTGTCCGTCGTCGCCCTCTTCGCCGCGGGTTCCGTCGCGGCCTATGTCATGCGGCGTCCGGCGCCGAAACCGGCGTAG
- a CDS encoding DUF2277 domain-containing protein: MCRSIKTLRPPVLPEEATEEDIRAAALQFVRKVSGFRAPAAHNREVFDRAVDEVTEATRKLLDGLEVRGGGGAGSRATPVSAPDAA, from the coding sequence ATGTGCCGCAGCATCAAGACCCTTCGACCGCCGGTCCTCCCCGAGGAAGCCACCGAGGAGGACATCAGGGCCGCCGCCCTGCAGTTCGTGCGGAAGGTGTCCGGTTTCCGGGCGCCCGCCGCGCACAACCGGGAGGTGTTCGACCGCGCCGTGGACGAGGTGACGGAGGCGACGCGCAAGCTCCTCGACGGGCTGGAGGTGCGCGGCGGCGGAGGCGCGGGCAGCAGGGCTACGCCGGTTTCGGCGCCGGACGCCGCATGA
- a CDS encoding protein-tyrosine phosphatase family protein — protein MTEPWPATAPGVLRLPSGRLVRGRGLRHPLPDGPVPTYAVHLLGRRPPEVPWEAEWLRWPDFRLPSDRDRARAALSGVWARAATERVEVACGGGRGRTGTALACLAVLDGVPADEAVAYVRRHYDRHAVETPWQRRYVRRFPASVSPPYGG, from the coding sequence ATGACCGAGCCCTGGCCCGCGACCGCACCCGGTGTCCTCCGTCTGCCCTCGGGGCGGCTCGTACGGGGGCGCGGTCTGCGGCATCCGCTGCCCGACGGCCCCGTACCCACGTACGCGGTGCATCTGCTGGGCAGGCGTCCCCCCGAGGTCCCGTGGGAGGCCGAGTGGCTGCGCTGGCCGGACTTCCGGCTGCCGAGCGACCGGGACCGCGCCCGCGCGGCGCTGAGCGGGGTCTGGGCGCGAGCCGCCACGGAGCGGGTCGAGGTCGCCTGCGGGGGCGGACGTGGCCGTACCGGCACGGCGCTGGCGTGCCTCGCCGTCCTCGACGGCGTACCGGCCGACGAGGCGGTGGCCTACGTACGACGGCACTACGACCGCCACGCCGTCGAAACCCCCTGGCAGCGCCGGTACGTTCGCCGTTTCCCGGCTTCCGTGAGCCCGCCGTACGGAGGATGA
- a CDS encoding PASTA domain-containing protein — translation MRFRAAAAALAVASLIALTAACEDTAGPSGKPAPSPATDEPGTATSGAGAAHLPDLVGMGLQSAQDRAQSLGFRALTSHDALGRGRNQVLDRNWKVCSQQPRPGDHPTGTRIDLGAVKLEETCPARDEGGTPTTAGATMPDFRGKSVRVARRSLDTSTGLRAEDASPEGRVVLVESNWRVCTQDPAPGAPLNGRPVMLTAVKFDESCP, via the coding sequence ATGCGCTTCCGGGCCGCCGCCGCCGCACTCGCCGTCGCCTCGTTGATCGCCCTCACCGCCGCCTGCGAGGACACCGCCGGGCCTTCCGGCAAGCCCGCGCCGTCCCCCGCGACCGACGAACCGGGCACCGCGACGTCCGGTGCCGGGGCCGCGCACCTCCCGGACCTGGTCGGCATGGGGCTCCAGTCCGCCCAGGACAGGGCGCAGTCGCTCGGCTTCCGCGCCCTCACCTCCCATGACGCCCTCGGCCGCGGACGCAACCAGGTCCTGGACCGGAACTGGAAGGTCTGCTCCCAGCAGCCCCGCCCCGGCGATCACCCCACCGGGACGAGGATCGACCTCGGCGCGGTGAAGCTCGAGGAGACCTGCCCCGCACGGGACGAGGGCGGCACGCCCACCACCGCCGGCGCCACCATGCCGGACTTCCGGGGGAAGTCCGTGAGGGTCGCGCGCCGCTCCCTCGACACCTCCACCGGTCTGAGGGCCGAGGACGCGTCACCGGAGGGCCGGGTCGTCCTCGTCGAGTCCAACTGGCGGGTCTGCACACAGGATCCGGCGCCGGGCGCGCCGCTGAACGGGCGGCCGGTCATGCTGACGGCGGTGAAGTTCGACGAGTCGTGCCCCTAG